agagatgtttgtaactgtatgcttcttattttgatagcatttacttttttatccaaatgtttcatgacacctcataagtctaatttcacaAGAATCGTCCACATGCACTTACACATTATCATGGTAGTTATAGCCACACAAACCACTGTCTCAGACGTCTGGGCTCAGATCTGTTTGGCTGGTTTTATGCATCTTTTTTACACTTTGAAAGATAGATTTGAACATTCTGGAGCGATTGCTTGCGAGTACGTTAACAGTAGCTAGGTTTACCTAAATATTCCAGATAAACTTTTCATCAGTGAGTGGTGTTGTATTGGTTTGAATGAAAACGGTGACATTTTTGCCCATTTCACACATAAAGAATGATCTGGAGGAAGAGGAGGGGGGGTCAGTCTGATGCACACTAGATACCGTCACCCTAACCCGTTGCCTTGGTGATGAAAGGACACTATTGTTCAAAAGAGAAGCGGTCTTGGTCTTGCTTTGCTATTCAGGgccctttaaaaagtaatgaaatgtttttgaaaaggaATTTGGAGGAGGGGTAACAGAGGTCTGGGAGAAGACTCAACAAATACAAATGATTAATAGAGATTTTACTGGATATGAATCAGTCAAACAGATTTGGAAATATGAACATCTGCTACAATATTCCTGTCCTTTAGCTTTaaaagtccccatgaaatcaaaatggCCTCTTTTTACTGCAGTGTTTATTATTAACAAtttatctgtgttttttttaaagtcatgtaccctttttattaggggtgtgatggatcacaaaactcacagttcagatcacattacagtttttgaggcacggatcggattatttttctgatcagcaaaaaaaaggatgggaaaaatctaataacaaattaagaaattacaaacatttataaaaaacaaagttgcagattaagtaaggtctaaaattatcATCAGGTACAGATATCAAATTAAATACTAAATAACACtgtatttattgtattaattaaatgtaattattattttttaaagctacagaagtgattttctctgattgattaacattaatgacacagattTAAGTAgtttaattgaggttactgtctctttaagagaagcacagactggtttctgactgtaatctatacataaacttaagacataaacaaatgtttttattagaaaaagaatactgtgaagatcattttgtttgtatgttccctgtcaagaacagaaagattttatattCGCTTTGTCTTTAAAACGCGTCTCTCCGTGTGTGCACTACTGAGTGCCCTtaaacgcgcgcacacacacagacagagggtGAATTACAAACGGCACAGCATAAAtgctccacataaaaacgttacattgtttttcattgctctatacgccaaatgtattttaactctttccccgccattgacgagatatctcgtcaattaagagaaaacgcttccccgccaatgacgagattttccgtctttccgcaataccgctattatccaccaggtggcgcccttccgcaactttttaaaaccggaagtattgccctatggcaagcggctgcatgtccgtgtctgttttaaagatcgctctgaatgggatctctatgaaaagttagtcacaaaaatggaattatctctgctttttgctcaaaatgtggtgtttttgcagaaacctacccatattcaaaagctgattacaaaagaaccactgaaggtaggaagaaacaggttttttttttgaaagcagagggtctgttctttcatttggtatattgtatgtttatatatttaaagaagaacattttctggaaggcattaaactttggtgaaaatcatgaaaaacgctggcgctggctggcaactttttttttaaacgctggcggtgaaagagttaataaactACAGTATGAGATACAGTGACACaactctctaaagtttacacatcaagagttctgaatCTGCTGATCTTTAAAGGATGATCACGTcggactggagctggaccgaaAACATTCAACCACACATGCGTTTGTGTGTAAAGTaaactgctcactttagcgcctttttgcatttaaattgttcaaaatcacttgaatgttaacatttacaaacctttgaaacacatgcaaatgataaactttccctttttaaatgtgcgtattaatccgcaaatcacatgcgagccgaaccgtgggtcatAATCtgacggatcaactgcgatccatTGCAGCACTAGTTTTTATTGGtaaactttaatcaaaatcTGAAGATCTTTCTCTGATGATGTCAGTTTGATGGTGTGGGCGGAGCATTCGTTAACCCCGCCCCTCCACCTGTCTGTCTGCTGCGAGTTCCATGAAATGCCATTCTGAATGAAACGCCTATTTTTCTATATCCTATCAACTCTCAGTGGAAAGCACAAGCCACGCCCACTATTTTTCTCGTTTGATATTAATTACACTGTGAAATAGATCACAATACAGTCGATCACGACCTTCTGTTCACTGGGACAGCAACATTAATATCTCATTGTATGAACATGATAACTTTCATACATTCTCACTATCTGCTTGTTTATATAGATCAGTAGTTTCtaaccctgctcctggtgatCTAACGTCCGGCAGATCTTACCTTCCAACACCAATCAaatctttttattttacagtgcatcagtcagttttattatgacaTGACAGTAGACTTTATGGTTCTTGTTTGACAATGTTCATgagatgttttttgttttgcatttttttccttgattttgttttgtgtaactaaatctctttctctctctctctgtctttattttgtgaAATGAAGCTGACGGAGTTAAACACTTTCTTCCTGAAGCACATCTTTGTGTTTCCAGCGTGTCATCCTCTCAGTTGGTGCAGGATTCTCTTTATTGGCATCATTACGGCTCCGACCGTACGGTATGACTGAAAGATTTAGTTTTGTTTAGTGCAgtctgtaatgtaaagtctgagTGAAAATCTCATTGTGCTTCTGTAGTGAAGTAGTTAAAGTAGTTAAGAGCATCAGTGGGATGATTTGTGATGTCATGTCAAGTGTAATGATTATGTGTTTACAGTAATGAATGAGTTTTGTCCACCGTACAGGCAGTATTACGTCTATCTGACGGACACGCAGTGCAAACGTGTGGGGACGCAGTGCTGGGTGTTTGGGTGAGTCTGAAATGACACCTGTTGGCACACATGGCATTGTGATGGTATTGTTCTAGTAGTCAGTAACAGATGTCAGTGTGTGTCGCATGTGGAATAGATGCTGTTAAAGGTGAAAGGTTCGAGACATTGTGTGAAAAAGCCGAACGTTTAACCACAAGCCCTTAAGCACACTAATGTTCCACTGCGGTCGCCATCACTGCTTTATTTCAGTTGTCGCTTCACAGATATCAGACAATGACCTACATTATAAACGCTTCATAGCGGTCTCGTGTTCGACTCTTTCTAAACATCTCAAAACGCTGGACTGGATTAAACGTTATACCTGATTATTATTGTTTATCTGTCAAACCTCTTGGTGTTTCCGCTCGTACTCTTGAGCCCAGAGGCAGTTATGAAGCTTTAAGGCACTGCTTCTCAAAACACAAGGGGTCGTGAAGGGATCCACCCTACACAAAGAGCGACACACTAAATAAACTAAGTTCTTTATAACCGTTCACAAATACTGAACTACTTACaaaatataaatcaaacaagatgagaAATCCACTCACTGCTGTTAGCAGCTCAAATGAAAAAGCAGCTAAACGTCATCTTCGTCAGAATTATATTGACGCTCTTGGCCCGTATTATACGTTTCTTTAAATCAAGCCATTTAGAAATACCACTGTCTGCAGAATTCATTAAATGCCACAACCATATTTCAACAAAGTGGACAGAAgataaacttaatttttaacCCGGTTAAACAAGGTTTACTAAATATATGAAAATTTTGAGCAAATGTATTCAGAGAGGACCTTGAAGATTGATTAAAGAGAGATGAGATGAGGTTGGGAAACGACCGGGATCACATTTAAACTTGTGTCTCCCCTACTGAACAATCCAGCTAAGAGATTGTTGAGATTTaactggtttaaggtggcagtagctatTAAGATGGTCCTTCCAGCCTGGTTAAAGCTGGTGGGTTAGCTGGTCTTCCCATCACACCATCTACgtccagcttgaccagcttaaaaagtgaccaaaacacagctaaaccAGCTTGCTACATCAGTTAAACCTACACTGTGAGACCAGCAAAACAAGCTTACCAGTTTATGCTGGTTTTAGGTGTTTATTTGTCAGTAGGGTCTTGTGGGTCATGTGTCAGTGATCTgaatcacagcgccccctaacgTGTGCTTCACATTATTTACATTTCTGAATTTTGCATTTTTGGAACTGTTTATAAAAGTCAAATTTGTTTTTTTGGAATGActgaagtgacatttgtgaaaataagggaTTTTACTTGCtaactaataaccttttcattggcATTAAAGAGAAATGattgaacctaaacataaacGTTTGTTAAAATGTGAAAACATTTCAGACacagagggttttgcatctgaactcctccTTTATTAATCCATATTAACATAAATCTAACAAACTAAATcactttttttattacaaaccTGTTTCTCAGTCAGACTCAACAGAATTGAATCATCATATGTTAAATAATAATCTAAAGATGTGGAGGGAACTTTTgtaattcatgtttttatattgtatttattgGCCAAAGGTGTTGTGTTGAACACTTGACTTtctgggccctattttaacgatctgaaacgcaagtgcgaagcgcaacgcgcaagtgagtttgtgggcggatcttgggcgctgttgctattttcccggcgtgagaaataactcttgcgccaggcgcaaatcaataatcgctgacatcgctgcgtccaccctcaccgctgaaagggtttgggggctttgaaatcggacccaagaaacgcaagcaaggtccaaccccaaagtactcttacaaatcaagttcatatacattaaggtttcttatgaaaacattttaattattatttacataaaataaacgtaatacagccacacaacaaagttatgaaaatattttaatcgttatttgcatgagaataaataaaaactatcaccacaatgctcaccactatgattccccttatctcgtgtattaatatttttaagtgtaacaatttatgatttgcaaaaataactgttgcatctgtgtagattagataagcaaagtgtatgcgcgttgtgcacgctatacattatggtcaagcatgcgcccttaaaatagcataatgaacaacgcgccactgactttaaactttttttttctggtcagtggcgcaattgttttttgaaactgcaaaatagcatcagggatggtttgcgccggaacacgcctctttttttgcgctgaaccacccagggagcgcaagttcattccctagtttgccgacgtgcttctgtgacgggaaaaacccgctgtgcgccggggcaaaatacgaatgatacatgcatcacggacaaagtcaattgcgctgggtgcaagatagagccctcTGACTGTAATGAAAGTTGACTTTAGTTCCTTGCTGTTGATGTTAATGTAATAATATAATGTTGTAATTATAAGGAATGAATGAAATGTGTTTGCCTGTGCTCGTCCTGCGGGCATCTGATTCTTTCCTTCAGTttcattcattacacaaaaGTGTCTTGTAAAGATTCACTCCATGTTTCTGAATCTTCTAGTAAACGAATCTTTCTTTCATACAGGGCCATTGCTTTCCTGGAAGCGTTAGCGTGCATTaaatttggacaagatttgtttTCTAAGACTCAGATTCTGTATGTGATCTTGTGGCTGGTGTGTTTGGTGAGTTACGCTGCTGTTTCTTCAGTTTTTATTCTTAACATTTCTAAAACTTCTCTGAAATTCTGAGCCTGTAGGATTTCTCTTTGAAAGGAGTTTTTGTGATGCTGACGGGTGgatatttatctttttaaaGGCCTTCATCACATTCTTGTGTCTTTATGGGATGGTGTGGTACGCTGAGAACTATGGGCCCAGAGAGAAGGTGAACACAAAGCATCAATCTGATCATTTACTTCAGATCTCTGATTCTCATTCTCAGCTGCTTAAATACTCAACatcataaataatttataaaccTTTGTGTACTGACAGTTTTCATGTGATGGTAAATACTACAGTATACATATAGTAAGTGTATTGTGATGATGTGTAACTCATGATGATTGTTGTGATTTTTTTCAGAGGTTCTCAGAGTGTGATGACAGTTTTCCGTCAGATGTAGCTGCTGATGGTGTGACTGAATGCAAAGGTAAAAACACATCAACTCATTCCtcaacaaaaaacacatttcactttAATCTTAGTTTCTCCTAATTGAACATAAAGTGTTTGTTTCTggattaaatatatataattatgatCTCACAAGTATCTGAGCCACAGTCTGGAACAGTAGCAGTTTTAACATAAAGTGGCATGGCATCTTATGCACAGAAGCATTGCGTCTCATTTCATTCACTAATAATTGTGTacgttttttgtatttttacgcACACTTACACTTCTCAAGAAAACTGTCTGCCTTTTTCACAACACGTGCGTATGCACATGAGTTTGTTCTTATACTTGTTCTTACGTTAGTGAATTTGGAGTGTTCTACAAGAGCGGCTGCATGCATGAGGTTGgtcatttgcataaaacacgccCAAACCAGCTCCATATAAGGGCTTTCCGCAGCGCTAGTCCACAGAAAActttagagcagtttgtcatGGAAGCAAAAGAGCTCAAAAAGAAATTCATGATCATATTTATTATCGGTAAAGTTCTGTTctgctttgcatttttttttgcgAGTTTTTGCTGTCGCTGGAGAAAGCCAGTGCTGTCCACTGACCAGAGTAACGTTAAAGAAGTATTGGATACattaacaaatatgacattaattaatatgacagagacacgcatctgtatctaaaataaaacagacaggagatcattacatttacatgacaTTTAGGCTTCATTAGGCATTAAGCAGATGCTTTAAatagagatttaaaaagtgaggAAGGAAAAAGATTTGATATTACGTGCATcatcttctttctttcttttctttaaacGCCATACCAGCTTCTAAGGCTATATTGTGCATCTTCTTTATATGTTTAGAAAAAATAAGTGggctataataatatataatgttATGTATATAATATCATAGATgatgtttaataatatataataaagaaaatattataatataaaatataatcatgtaaattttatatatcaacattattataaacattagaaTTATAGCACATGTACATGATTATTGCGTACGAGTGGTTTtaggttttcttgaatttttgtgtacatttagaagacattttgataaaaaagtttttgttgaatcacgaTTTGTTCGTGAAAACATCCGTATGCACATCTCGCgcacaaatttgtgcatacgcatgcttagtgaatgagacccattgagTGTCAATTTGGCCCTTGATTCCTTTCGCACATTGTTGGTTACCTGAAACACAAGACAGTCAAAATGAACgcacaaaaaataattttgtgtcaCAATTAAATGAACACAGCAGCAGTAATTTACTCTCAGAGCTGTGATGATTTGAGATTGTCAATCCTACTGACCTGTGTCAATAAATGGAGTTGCATGAGCCACTTGCTTCTCTACATAAGATACCATGCCACTTTATGTTAAAACCCCTTCTCAACATGTTCAAGGTATTTTTAATCAAACAGAGCAACGTCACAGTGTCATGATGCCCTTTATGTTGATTTTTTCATAGGGGAATTTGAGAAGAACAGATCTTCATCTACTCGAAGGAAAGTAAAAAGTTCTGGAAATAGTAAAAGCATGAACAGTGTGGAGAAATGAGTCCAGAGCGTATTTACTGAACCTTCACGTGACTGAACGGATGTTTGCACAGTTTAATCAGTCTTGTTAATGGAGGTAAAGTCACATGACTGTGTTTATGGAAGGTGAGATTATCTCAGGTTTGGTCCAGACATTTCAGAAATCGTCTGATCCACCATGGCTGTCAGAGATGTTAATACTGTATAACTACAGAGACGGTGTTTGGTATTCACACAGCAGTATTTTATGTCACAAACACTTTCAGCTGTGTATTATATGCATCAGATTTTAAATTACATCACTGATATTAAAATGTTTCTGCAAATGAATTataatgcactgcaaaaaaaatgactttcaagaaaaaaaattcttagtattttttgtcttgttttcagtaaaaatatctaaaaagtcttaaatttaaATGCTTTTCTTCATGAGAAAGTGACCTATAactaagtctagttttaagacaaaaaatatacaatttaagtgattctgtgcttaaaacaagcaaaaatatctgccaatggggtaggaaaaaaactttaaatatgtttacttttttcttaaacattttattcaagaaaaattgcttaccccattggcaaataatttttcttgttttaagcacagatTCAATTAAATctgatatttttttgtctaaaaactagatttattttactaggtcattttgctcatcaagaaatacatcttaatttaagaatttttataagCAAGAAACATCCATGACATAAATGTttgtatatatgtttattttagatatttgttctgaaaacaagacaataatAAAAGTAAGAGAGTCATTTTTGGCAGTGCACACCGCAACAAAATGATTTTCAcgaaaaaattcttagtatttttgtcttgttttttagtaaaaatttctaaaaattcttaaatgaagatgctttttcttgatgagcaaaacgacccaagaaaataagtctagtttttagaccaaaaatattaaagttaagtgattttgtgcataaaacaagcaaacacatttgccaatggggtaagcaaaaaatcttgaaaatgaaaacaagacaaaaatactaagacttttttttcttgaaaataatttttttgcagtgtataaaatCGGAGTGtttaaagtcaacatgaaatcaacatttctgttatttctgctctTACCAGGAATGATTTCAGATATCAGTCTAACCGGCCAATCCCTCCGTTAACGTGAATGTTAAATTAAATTCCTGCTCTAGATTAGTTTGGTTATTTAGATTTGAGTTTATTATATGAATGTGAAGGGTCCATGTCTGTTTAAAATGAAATGGAAATACAGCAAATAGGTTTTTTAAGAAAGCACAATTCAACTCTGATTAATAAACATCCGTACCAATGAAATGTTTTGATCaatttcatgttgactttaaagATGTTTGTAAAAGCGTGTGTGTTTTGGCCAGTATAATGTATGATTCAGACTCATGTCTAGTTGAATGTTACCTGGTTAAGCTGCTTTAGAGAAGATGAGGTTGACCCTGGTGTTTTTTTGGCACTTTTTGGTTTCATTGCTCCACTGATATTTGTCAACAGGATGTTTTAATGTCATGGGTTTTCTGTGAATTCAAGGTTTATTTCCAGTGATATTTCTTCTGCtgtttaatgttgttttttgaATCTGGTTTCATCTGATGGATGTTTTGATCAGATTACGCATCCTTAACGCCAGTATTGAAAGGCTTTTAGACAAACATATTCAACAGTTGTGTGCCTGCATGTGTGTTTTATGAACTGACATGTTTAGTTgtgttgctgttgttgttttgtgCGTCCTCTTCATTCAAAGTGGACTAAAGATTTGATTCTTCATCTTTTCACTTCAGTGCTGCAGTCTTAGATGTGAAACTACAGTACATGATGTAAACATGCCAAAACTCtctgttgtgtttgtgtgagcgtgtgtgtgcgtggCGTGTGTATGtgagattgtgtgtgtgtgagagagagctTGTGTGTCTTTgtgagtctgtgtgtgtgcatatgttTGTGCATGTATAAgcttgtgcgtgtgtgtgtgtgtgcgtgcatgcatgtGGGGGagagtttgtgtgtttttgtgtcgcTTTGTgagtctctgtgtgtgtgtgtgtgtgtgtgcatatgtatgtgcatgtgtgagcttgtgcatgcgtgtgtgtctttgtgagtctgtgtgtgcgtgtgcatgtgtgtgtgtacttgtGCTTGCGTCTGTGTGAGGGAGagcttgtatgtgtgtgtgtttttgtgagtctgtatgtgtgcgtgtgctCGTGTATGTGATGGAGAGCttgtatgtgcatgtgtgtttgtcttTGAGCGTATGTGTGCATGCGTGTAAGCAAGTCACTGTGAAAGATTAAAGGCCTTTTTTTCCTCATCATGAGTACATTTCATGTAAATGATAAAAGTGAAATCCAGTGTTTGTCTTTGTGAATTTCAAATTTGCATTTTTGTTGAAGTGTGGCACGCACAACATGACTAGACCTTATATCTTTTCAATATAAAACACTTGATTTAACCGAGTTTTAAGATTAAATATCATCTATATCTTATGATACttgttttgtagtttttttcttcattattgtgTAGTGTGTCCTCCTGAACAAATATCCAAATataatcatgataacattagACAGAAATCATTCATAAGACTTCAATGTGAACAAACACTGATTAATGATGTGAAAATCTTTAGCACTTCTTATAGAGTCATGTTATATATAGACAccgtgttgtgttgtgttgtgtagTTCAGTAAACACAGCAGCTACAGTAAATGCTTCTGCTGTTCACTTGTTAATGATTTGACCTGAGACACTAAACCATTGATATCTTATTCACAGCGAAGGTCATCTGTGTGTAGTAGAGGATCATGAAACGTTTATGAGTCTGTGTGGAGGACACTGGAAAGATAAAACTACACAACACACACCAGACCAACACTGCCGTATCAGATTTCAAACAaccacagacaaaaataacccAGTGCCTTATGCATTATATACAAAGAGTAGAaatgatttacatttttaatctgAATTAATCTAATAAAAATCAATCTGGGCCATGCAGAAATGTAAAATTCCTTTGGTGTGAACAAAGTTACGTTTTGGAGGTTTATGAATGTCCCCAGGTCGTGCCCCATGTTATATTTTCGACCTATAAAgtgttcattaaaaaaaagataaaataaaagttgaaataaaaAGTCGATTTTCCCTTTTCACCAGTAGAGGGCAACACAGACTCTGGATTCATGTTTGCAGTCACGTGATTGATTGTAtgttggagagagagagagttactGTCGCAAATCCCCTCCTTCATCCCATCTAGGCCAGTGTATATAAATAAACCAGCAGAAATATCATGGACATCATGATCTCACCTCACAGTGACAACAGCACGAGAGCTGAAGACATACTGACAGAGATACGAGTAAACCTGCTGGAGTGTAAAGTTTGTTTCGAGAGCTTCTCAGTGCAGAAGAGAGACCAAACAGCCCAGAATCTACCATGTGGTCATGTGCTCTGTCTGAAGTGTGTTTGCACCCTTACCCATCCCGTCCATCATCGGCTGGAGTGTCCGTTCTGTAGGGAAGTTTGTGAAGCCGGCAGCACATCACAATGTCGAGCACTTGTTGATCTCCAAGATCTTCTGCAGACACAGGGATCTCGCAGGCTTCCTGCTCTCCAACAACCCATCAGCTGGACTCAAGGCCTTGGCTCGAGAGCACTCGATCTCTATTCAGCGTTTGGTGGCTGGGGTTTGATCATCAATCCTTGTGGAATAGCTGTAGATGAATCTTCAGGAGAGATTATAGTGGTGCACGATGGTGAGAAGAGGGTTGCTGTCTTAAGTCGACATGGGACATCCATACACGCTTTTGGAGGTTATGGACATGGTCCTGCAGATGTCTGTCATCCGCTTGACGTCGCTGTGGTTTCTTGTGGACACCTGGTGATAACAGATGCAGGTGATGGGACCGTTAAGGTCTTTGATTCCACAGGTTGTCCTGTGTTGACGGTCCGAGACTCTTTTAAACTGCCGTGGGGTGTCGATGTTGACGGCTGTGGATGGATCTTGGTGACGGATGCACAGATGGGAACCCTGAACCAACTGGTGTTGGACTTTGATCGTGGTGCAGTCTTAGTTAATCGAGTCGTTCTCAAAGATCTGATGTGTCCACGGTCTGTGGCGTGTGACAGAATATCAGGAAACATTGCTGTCGTGGAGCATCTTGAGAAGAGTGGGGTTGCTCATGGCAACTTTACTCCATCatgtctaaaaatatataatagtgATTTTGTTCTTTTAACAGTGGTGGACAGTTTTGGTCTGAATCTGATGGACTCTGTGTGCATCTCCATATCTTCTGTGGTTTTTGACAGAAACGGAGATGTAATTGTGGGGGACACACAGCGGGGAATGGTGTGGAGTTTGGGCAAACCTCAGATATCAGCTGTGTTAACTCCACTGGTGAGTGGACTACTGTGTCCAGTAGGATTGACTTTAACAACAGATAATGAGCTTATAGTTCTGGACAGTGGTGATCACACAGTGAAGTTTTACACTGAATACACAGAAGATTTGTACAGTGAGAGTAAATGAGGTTAACTTGTGTAGTAAATCAGAACATGCCCGCCCAaataaagctgcaatctgtagtTGTgtcctctctatcgccatctctgtttctgATATAAATTGCAGTTATTTGCAGAATAATTTTCTGTGGGTTGCGCTGCTTCAGTATTTTATTCCCTCAGATGTTGAAAAGTCCTGGAGTGTATCCCAGAAAACTGGTTATGTGACTTACCCAGGTAAGTTTAGGAGTTAGCAAGCGGATAAGCTTTCAGTTTCAAAAACTGAGGTAACTATAAGTAACCATAGTAACTGACTCTATGAGGATAACCAGAGCAGGTTATGTTCCAGGGTTAGTTCATTTAAGTTAATGACACGCCGCTTTGGAGGATGTCTGCGCATGTGTGTAAAAGATTAGTTTGAACACCATTGTTTTCTTATTAACTGATTTTTGTTggtttttaaaggaatagtatttcgactcggcgcagtaacaccctccttatcccattatgagagggagaaggggagcggatttttcaggcgagttgaagtactcccaaaagtgctgttccgccatacaatatagttcctctattaaatccgcttagaaaagcgctatgttttattttgtaccaccaaacttgctcgtataactactcatcttaaataggaaaaacgttgatgtgtttggtcacttctaactttatctctgagtggtaccattaaatgaatggggctaagctaaatgcta
Above is a window of Paramisgurnus dabryanus chromosome 13, PD_genome_1.1, whole genome shotgun sequence DNA encoding:
- the LOC135752201 gene encoding E3 ubiquitin-protein ligase NHLRC1-like produces the protein MDIMISPHSDNSTRAEDILTEIRVNLLECKVCFESFSVQKRDQTAQNLPCGHVLCLKCVCTLTHPVHHRLECPFCREVCEAGSTSQCRALVDLQDLLQTQGSRRLPALQQPISWTQGLGSRALDLYSAFGGWGLIINPCGIAVDESSGEIIVVHDGEKRVAVLSRHGTSIHAFGGYGHGPADVCHPLDVAVVSCGHLVITDAGDGTVKVFDSTGCPVLTVRDSFKLPWGVDVDGCGWILVTDAQMGTLNQLVLDFDRGAVLVNRVVLKDLMCPRSVACDRISGNIAVVEHLEKSGVAHGNFTPSCLKIYNSDFVLLTVVDSFGLNLMDSVCISISSVVFDRNGDVIVGDTQRGMVWSLGKPQISAVLTPLVSGLLCPVGLTLTTDNELIVLDSGDHTVKFYTEYTEDLYSESK